The following coding sequences are from one Virgibacillus necropolis window:
- a CDS encoding glycoside hydrolase family 31 protein: protein MLEDTSFAIHPDNDKQSNAEAFRDIGHVVDYKKNESHYTFICKHGHVIIQFFTPSIARIVMNPTKEPSLDESKTVVAKPELVHVEEIIGEEMTTLKTEQLTLEIKQAPFRVTVYDAKGTVLLDEGERGMGHKVSGEVIAHKKMNDSDHFYGFGEKSGFLDKRGEKYTMWNTDVYAPHNPETDPLYESIPYFMTLREGRAHGVFFDNTFRTVFDMKSAEDTYAFMAEGGQLDYYVMAGPSPKNVLTQYTHLTGRMPIPPKWALGYHQSRYSYESEAEVRALAENFVARDIPVDVIHLDIHYMNGYRVFTFDKEKFPNPKKMIADLRAMGIRIVPIVDPGVKKDSEYEAYQEGVRGDHFCKYIEGEIYFGDVWPGSSAFPDFTDEKVRKWWGEKHAFYTDLGIEGIWNDMNEPAVFNETKTMDVAVMHGNDGVPKTHRELHNVYGLLMGEATYEGMKEQLHGKRPFLLTRAGYAGVQRYASVWTGDNRSFWEHLQMSLPMCMNLGLSGVPFTGPDVGGFAHDTNAELLVRWMQVGAFTPYFRNHSAIGTHYQEPWQFGPDNEAIMKKYIQMRYEWMPQLYSWFYQASVTGLPVMRPLLMEFPNDVKTYNLNDQFMIGDNVVIAPILAPSVTDRAVYLPEGEWVDFYNGTVYCGNQTHLIHAELAELPIFVKKGTALMQSEWTSNADKKPQHVWMDIFAGTDDEKYVFTYYDDDGETFAYENGTYVKLEVEIVSEKNAVHVTILNQEGDFVPVYSTIGLRVHGLADDQKLFLNGKGARDKASISFVK from the coding sequence ATGCTTGAGGATACAAGTTTTGCTATTCACCCAGATAATGATAAACAATCGAATGCAGAAGCATTTCGAGATATTGGTCATGTAGTAGATTATAAAAAGAATGAATCCCACTATACGTTTATTTGTAAACACGGACACGTAATTATCCAATTTTTCACACCATCAATTGCACGAATTGTCATGAATCCAACTAAAGAACCGTCATTAGATGAATCCAAAACAGTTGTTGCCAAACCTGAGCTAGTACATGTTGAGGAAATAATAGGCGAAGAAATGACAACGTTGAAAACTGAACAACTTACCCTTGAAATAAAACAAGCCCCGTTTCGTGTGACTGTTTATGATGCTAAAGGAACTGTTCTTCTTGATGAAGGGGAACGTGGAATGGGGCATAAAGTCTCTGGTGAAGTAATTGCCCACAAAAAAATGAATGACTCGGATCATTTTTATGGTTTTGGAGAAAAGTCTGGATTTCTGGATAAACGCGGTGAAAAATATACGATGTGGAACACGGACGTGTATGCACCACACAACCCAGAAACTGATCCGTTGTATGAGTCTATTCCGTATTTCATGACCCTTCGTGAAGGACGCGCACATGGTGTGTTTTTTGATAATACATTTCGTACTGTTTTTGATATGAAATCAGCTGAAGATACTTACGCGTTTATGGCAGAAGGCGGACAGCTTGATTATTATGTTATGGCTGGGCCGAGCCCGAAAAACGTATTGACACAATACACGCATTTAACGGGTAGGATGCCAATACCACCTAAGTGGGCACTCGGTTATCATCAGTCGAGATATAGCTACGAGTCAGAAGCGGAAGTTCGTGCACTAGCAGAAAATTTCGTGGCACGTGATATTCCAGTTGATGTGATTCATTTGGATATCCATTATATGAACGGCTACCGCGTATTTACGTTTGATAAAGAAAAATTTCCAAATCCAAAGAAAATGATTGCAGATCTGCGTGCGATGGGAATTCGGATTGTTCCGATTGTTGACCCAGGTGTAAAAAAAGATAGTGAGTATGAGGCTTATCAAGAGGGTGTTCGTGGCGATCATTTTTGTAAATATATTGAAGGCGAAATATATTTTGGCGATGTCTGGCCTGGTTCGAGTGCATTTCCTGATTTCACGGATGAAAAAGTGCGCAAATGGTGGGGAGAAAAGCACGCTTTTTATACCGATTTAGGGATTGAAGGTATATGGAATGACATGAATGAACCAGCTGTATTTAACGAAACAAAAACGATGGATGTAGCTGTTATGCACGGGAACGATGGCGTGCCAAAAACCCATCGCGAGCTCCATAATGTATATGGTCTTCTAATGGGAGAAGCTACCTATGAAGGAATGAAAGAACAGCTTCATGGAAAACGTCCATTTTTGTTAACGCGTGCAGGGTATGCTGGTGTTCAGCGCTATGCATCTGTTTGGACGGGGGATAACCGTAGTTTCTGGGAGCATCTTCAAATGTCCTTGCCAATGTGTATGAACCTTGGGTTATCAGGTGTTCCATTCACAGGCCCAGATGTTGGTGGATTTGCGCATGATACGAATGCAGAACTATTGGTACGTTGGATGCAGGTTGGTGCATTCACACCATATTTCCGTAATCATTCTGCGATTGGTACGCATTATCAGGAACCTTGGCAATTTGGCCCAGATAACGAAGCAATTATGAAAAAGTATATACAAATGCGCTATGAATGGATGCCGCAATTGTATTCCTGGTTTTACCAAGCAAGTGTCACCGGACTTCCTGTAATGCGTCCATTATTGATGGAGTTTCCAAACGATGTTAAAACATATAACTTGAACGATCAATTTATGATTGGTGATAACGTTGTAATCGCACCAATTCTGGCTCCAAGTGTTACCGATCGAGCAGTATATTTGCCAGAAGGTGAGTGGGTTGATTTTTATAATGGAACGGTTTATTGCGGAAATCAAACCCATTTAATCCATGCAGAATTAGCTGAGCTTCCGATTTTTGTGAAAAAAGGAACAGCACTTATGCAATCGGAGTGGACGTCTAATGCCGATAAAAAGCCGCAACATGTATGGATGGATATTTTTGCAGGAACAGACGATGAAAAATACGTTTTTACGTATTATGATGATGACGGAGAAACATTTGCGTATGAGAATGGAACATATGTGAAACTGGAAGTGGAAATCGTCTCTGAAAAAAATGCTGTTCATGTCACGATTTTAAACCAAGAGGGTGACTTTGTGCCGGTTTATAGTACAATTGGGTTACGAGTTCACGGACTAGCTGATGATCAAAAGCTTTTTCTAAATGGTAAGGGTGCTCGTGACAAAGCATCCATATCTTTTGTAAAGTAA
- a CDS encoding LacI family DNA-binding transcriptional regulator — protein MNVTIKDVAKATGVSPSTVSRVIADNPRISIETKKRVRKAMKSLGYHPNVNARNLVGKSTKTIGVIMPSSADKALQNPFFPEILRGISSYIHDMQYSLFLSTGETEDEIFEEAQRMVYGSYVDGVILLYSRANDRLMHFLRDQEFPFVIVGKPYEYMNEITYVDNDNVAAGKEITEHLIQLGHEKIAYIGGSKELFVTSDRESGYESAMLAADLDAPANYRFHAEFLKSGGREAVEHLFSLDTPPTGLVISDDLISFGVLSMLEEFGFSVPDDVSLVSFNNVYLSEIIRPALTTVDVKIHTLGVQSAKALIEKTINKAEPAKRIMIPHTIVFRDSASERN, from the coding sequence TTGAATGTAACAATTAAAGATGTAGCAAAAGCAACAGGAGTGTCGCCCTCCACTGTATCTAGAGTAATTGCGGATAATCCGAGAATTAGTATCGAAACGAAAAAACGCGTGCGAAAAGCGATGAAAAGCCTAGGCTACCATCCCAATGTCAATGCACGGAATCTCGTGGGGAAATCTACGAAAACGATTGGTGTCATTATGCCATCTTCTGCAGATAAAGCATTGCAAAATCCGTTCTTTCCTGAAATTTTACGGGGAATTAGTTCTTATATTCACGACATGCAATATTCTTTATTTTTATCAACCGGTGAAACAGAGGATGAAATCTTTGAAGAAGCGCAACGAATGGTATACGGGAGCTATGTCGATGGTGTTATCCTGTTGTATTCACGTGCAAATGACAGGTTGATGCACTTTTTACGTGATCAAGAATTTCCGTTTGTAATTGTAGGGAAACCGTATGAATATATGAACGAAATAACATACGTCGACAATGATAACGTTGCAGCGGGTAAAGAAATCACGGAACACCTCATCCAATTAGGACATGAAAAAATTGCCTACATCGGTGGCTCCAAGGAATTATTTGTGACTTCTGATCGGGAATCAGGTTATGAATCAGCCATGCTCGCAGCAGACTTGGATGCTCCAGCAAACTATAGGTTTCATGCTGAGTTTTTGAAATCTGGTGGACGAGAAGCGGTTGAGCATTTATTTTCACTTGATACCCCGCCAACAGGACTTGTTATTAGTGATGATCTGATAAGTTTTGGTGTGCTTAGTATGCTAGAGGAATTTGGGTTTTCTGTACCAGACGATGTTTCGCTTGTTAGCTTTAATAATGTCTATTTATCGGAAATTATCCGACCAGCACTCACTACGGTTGATGTCAAAATTCATACCCTGGGTGTTCAATCGGCCAAGGCACTAATCGAAAAAACAATAAATAAGGCTGAACCAGCTAAGCGTATCATGATTCCACATACGATTGTTTTTCGGGATTCAGCTAGCGAACGTAACTAA
- a CDS encoding flavodoxin: MSRILMLYASVTGNTEELAVAIAEMLQKYNHEINMKTFDADAIDVEEFNKYDAVLVGTYSWDDGAMPYEVEDFYDELEDVDITGKLVGVFGSGDTFYLETFGGAIELLGERFVELGADVLPDWIKVDLEPDEKDFARCQKFVEELNRKLESMTE; the protein is encoded by the coding sequence ATGAGTAGGATACTAATGCTTTATGCGAGTGTAACTGGTAATACGGAAGAGTTAGCAGTAGCCATCGCAGAAATGCTACAAAAATATAATCATGAAATAAACATGAAAACATTTGATGCAGATGCAATAGATGTGGAGGAATTTAATAAATATGATGCAGTCTTGGTCGGAACGTACTCGTGGGACGATGGCGCGATGCCATATGAAGTCGAGGATTTTTATGATGAGCTAGAAGATGTTGATATAACTGGTAAATTGGTCGGTGTTTTTGGTTCCGGTGATACGTTCTATTTAGAAACATTTGGTGGTGCAATTGAGTTGTTGGGGGAACGCTTTGTCGAACTGGGTGCAGATGTTTTGCCAGACTGGATTAAGGTTGATTTGGAGCCTGATGAAAAGGACTTTGCACGGTGCCAGAAATTTGTTGAAGAGTTGAATAGGAAGCTTGAAAGTATGACCGAATAA
- a CDS encoding DMT family transporter — protein MNKDKTFLSLLTKHKWAVWLTILLITIIWGYAWVLMKLSLNYMGPFTFSAFRFAVGSLTLLLIVWISKMGVPPRAMWKHLIILGVLQTSVVFLLVMYGLRFVDAGKSSVLLYSMPLWSSLFAAKYLGEKITPAKLTGLLIGMLGLLTILGWDIWIGQNVNVIIGESLIILAAISWGIANVYYRLKLQDMPKLQSSAYQMLFGTIGIIVATLFIEWGQPLSLHVNSIYYILFTGVFASALCFTVWFYILSIIDMVTATLATLLVPIFGLLFSRLILGETFTLGITMGSTLIIIGIIVAQVKKRNSPRR, from the coding sequence GTGAATAAAGATAAAACCTTCTTGTCATTATTAACAAAACATAAATGGGCCGTGTGGTTGACGATTCTTTTGATTACAATTATTTGGGGATATGCATGGGTGCTCATGAAGCTATCACTCAATTATATGGGTCCCTTCACGTTTTCCGCATTTAGATTTGCGGTCGGTTCGCTAACACTACTATTGATTGTCTGGATTTCGAAAATGGGCGTACCACCTAGGGCAATGTGGAAGCACTTAATCATATTAGGTGTACTGCAGACGTCTGTCGTTTTTTTACTTGTAATGTATGGTTTGCGATTTGTTGACGCAGGGAAGTCGTCCGTACTTTTGTATTCTATGCCGCTTTGGAGTAGTCTTTTTGCCGCAAAATACCTTGGTGAAAAAATCACACCTGCTAAATTAACTGGACTGTTGATTGGTATGCTCGGTCTTTTAACCATACTTGGTTGGGATATTTGGATCGGTCAGAACGTCAACGTTATTATCGGTGAATCGCTTATTATTCTAGCAGCGATTTCGTGGGGAATTGCAAATGTTTATTATCGACTCAAACTGCAAGATATGCCTAAACTACAGTCATCTGCTTATCAAATGCTGTTTGGTACGATAGGGATTATTGTAGCGACACTTTTTATCGAATGGGGTCAACCACTTAGTCTACATGTAAATAGCATTTATTATATTTTATTTACTGGCGTTTTTGCTTCCGCACTATGCTTCACTGTGTGGTTCTACATTCTTAGTATTATTGATATGGTAACTGCAACATTAGCAACCTTACTTGTTCCAATTTTTGGACTGTTGTTTAGTCGATTGATTTTGGGTGAGACATTCACCCTTGGCATCACGATGGGATCAACGTTAATCATAATTGGGATTATTGTTGCACAAGTGAAAAAGAGAAATAGTCCTCGCCGTTAA
- a CDS encoding short-chain fatty acid transporter, translating to MFKSITSFFDRIVQRYLPDAFLFAIILTFVVFLLGIGITGSSPVQMIEYWGGGFWDLLAFAMQMSLIVVTGYILASTPIVKNLLIKISKLANTPGQAILLVTFVAAIACIINYGFGLVVGALLAIHVAKRVPTVDYRLLMASAYSGFLLWHGGLSGSIPLLIATPGHFLEDTMGVVPVTETLFSSFNLFIVLVLLLTLPLLNRFLMKSRDTLNTTDPASWRPDDTEEIDEHSTDSSEKLTPAERLENSQIISLLIGVMGFAFIIYHFTANGLDLNINIVNFIFLFLGIIFHRTPRRFLHSVTNAVKNVGGIVIQFPFYAGIMGMMVASGLSEQMSLWFVSISTEFTFPLFAFISAGLVNFFVPSGGGQWAVQGPIMIPAALEIGVDTAKTAMAVAWGDAWTNMIQPFWALPLLAIAGLKVRDIMGFCVMILIYSFIPISIGLLFF from the coding sequence ATGTTTAAATCTATCACATCTTTTTTTGATAGAATTGTTCAACGGTATTTACCTGACGCATTTTTGTTTGCAATTATTTTAACATTTGTCGTCTTTTTACTAGGTATTGGTATTACGGGAAGCTCACCAGTTCAAATGATTGAGTACTGGGGCGGGGGCTTCTGGGATTTACTAGCTTTTGCAATGCAGATGTCCCTCATCGTTGTTACTGGTTATATTTTAGCTAGTACACCAATTGTTAAAAATCTGCTAATCAAAATCAGCAAACTTGCAAACACGCCGGGCCAGGCAATTTTATTGGTTACATTTGTCGCTGCTATTGCTTGTATAATAAATTATGGATTCGGTTTAGTTGTCGGAGCGCTTCTTGCTATTCATGTAGCTAAACGGGTTCCAACAGTGGACTATCGTCTATTAATGGCCAGTGCATATAGTGGTTTTCTTTTGTGGCATGGTGGTCTCTCAGGTTCCATCCCATTATTAATTGCAACACCTGGTCACTTTTTAGAAGATACAATGGGAGTTGTTCCTGTAACAGAAACGCTATTTAGCAGTTTCAATCTATTCATTGTGCTAGTATTACTGCTAACACTTCCACTATTGAACAGGTTTTTAATGAAATCAAGAGACACTTTGAATACTACCGACCCAGCATCCTGGCGACCAGATGATACAGAAGAAATAGATGAACATTCAACAGATTCATCAGAAAAACTAACACCTGCTGAACGTTTAGAAAACAGTCAAATTATCTCATTGCTAATCGGTGTCATGGGGTTTGCATTCATTATTTATCATTTTACGGCTAACGGACTTGATTTGAATATTAACATTGTCAACTTCATATTCCTTTTCCTGGGAATCATTTTTCACCGAACCCCACGCAGGTTTTTACATAGTGTAACCAATGCTGTTAAAAATGTCGGCGGAATTGTTATCCAGTTTCCATTTTATGCAGGAATCATGGGCATGATGGTTGCTTCAGGCCTTTCAGAACAAATGTCGTTGTGGTTTGTCAGTATTTCAACCGAATTTACTTTTCCATTATTCGCATTCATCAGTGCTGGTTTAGTGAATTTCTTCGTACCATCTGGTGGTGGGCAATGGGCGGTACAAGGGCCAATTATGATTCCCGCTGCACTCGAAATCGGAGTTGATACTGCCAAAACTGCAATGGCTGTTGCATGGGGTGATGCATGGACGAACATGATCCAACCGTTTTGGGCATTGCCATTATTAGCAATTGCTGGACTTAAGGTACGCGATATAATGGGCTTTTGCGTAATGATATTAATCTATAGCTTTATACCAATTTCCATTGGTCTATTGTTCTTCTAA
- a CDS encoding N-acetylglucosamine kinase encodes MEYVIGIDGGGTKTEALMADENGTIVASTFGGPTNPNVLTTEELYQTLEALVHDLNQQVPGQFTNVAHLFAGISGAGEKKNQEKIKRIFTRLLPTTTLIEVYPDSINALYSGTFGEPGIVQISGTGSITYGINNQLIHDRVGGWGYLFGDEGSGYDIGKQGIVAALKAFDGRGKDTILLEMLYDLFQVKDGHELIRDLYASSMPKEKIAPISQVVFKAYELHDAVAQDIVANVVDELKSSIVTLHKKLFDNKENVQLVLCGGVFSDKTILPPLIEKELKRYNTEFSIVIPEFPPVGGSLIGAYLSMNTCIDNKMITMIKDGYKKINKKSR; translated from the coding sequence ATGGAATATGTAATCGGGATTGACGGTGGAGGGACGAAAACCGAGGCATTGATGGCTGATGAGAACGGTACTATTGTAGCAAGTACATTTGGAGGTCCGACGAATCCAAATGTATTAACAACAGAAGAACTCTATCAAACATTGGAAGCACTAGTACATGATTTAAACCAACAAGTGCCCGGTCAATTCACCAATGTAGCACATTTATTTGCAGGGATATCAGGTGCTGGTGAAAAGAAGAATCAAGAAAAAATTAAGCGGATTTTCACTCGGTTATTACCTACTACCACTTTAATAGAGGTATATCCAGACTCAATAAATGCACTGTACTCAGGAACGTTTGGCGAGCCGGGCATTGTTCAAATATCTGGTACAGGTTCAATCACATATGGAATTAATAATCAGTTAATCCATGACCGAGTTGGTGGATGGGGTTATTTATTTGGTGATGAAGGTAGCGGTTATGACATCGGTAAACAGGGGATAGTGGCAGCGCTTAAAGCCTTCGATGGACGTGGCAAAGATACGATTTTACTGGAAATGCTTTATGACCTTTTTCAAGTGAAGGATGGACATGAATTAATTCGTGATTTATACGCCTCCTCAATGCCTAAGGAAAAAATTGCACCTATTAGCCAGGTTGTCTTTAAAGCGTATGAACTACATGACGCTGTTGCACAAGACATCGTGGCAAATGTAGTAGACGAACTAAAATCTAGTATAGTAACATTGCATAAGAAGCTTTTTGATAATAAAGAAAATGTGCAGCTCGTTCTTTGTGGTGGTGTTTTTTCTGACAAAACTATACTTCCCCCATTGATCGAAAAAGAATTAAAACGGTATAACACGGAGTTTTCCATTGTTATCCCTGAATTTCCCCCAGTAGGTGGGTCATTAATTGGTGCATATCTATCTATGAATACGTGTATAGATAACAAAATGATCACAATGATAAAAGATGGCTATAAGAAAATAAATAAGAAGAGTAGGTGA
- a CDS encoding MurR/RpiR family transcriptional regulator has protein sequence MSHIKGGLVILKEMVNSLPPSEKKIAHYILNNPEESIHLTAMALGEKSQTSSAAVIRLCKSLGFGGFQELKIRVTGDLQDQVVKGYRDIQPKEAYKDIIGKVTSNTIHTLKETVDIMNVEDLKKAVTTLTNAKSILFVGFGASHIAAKDAEQKFQRINKQAQASSDVHMAATSIANKGPEDVVVGISFSGKTSEVVKLLELAKHKGVQTISITKYGKTPVTNFSDIKLFTSAAREATFRSGATSSRIAQLHMIDILFMCLASEEYDETVRHLDETREAISFFRGDSSKK, from the coding sequence GTGTCTCACATTAAAGGGGGATTAGTCATTTTAAAAGAAATGGTGAATAGTCTACCTCCATCAGAGAAAAAAATTGCGCACTATATACTAAATAATCCAGAAGAATCAATCCATTTAACTGCCATGGCGTTGGGGGAGAAAAGCCAGACCAGCAGCGCTGCAGTAATTCGATTATGCAAATCACTGGGTTTTGGTGGGTTTCAGGAATTAAAGATTCGAGTCACAGGTGATTTGCAGGATCAAGTAGTAAAAGGTTATCGGGACATACAACCTAAAGAAGCATACAAAGACATCATAGGAAAAGTTACCTCAAACACGATACATACATTAAAAGAAACAGTGGATATCATGAATGTTGAAGATTTGAAAAAAGCTGTAACTACATTAACTAACGCAAAGTCTATTTTATTTGTTGGATTTGGGGCTTCTCATATTGCTGCAAAAGATGCGGAACAAAAATTTCAGCGGATTAATAAACAAGCCCAAGCTTCATCAGATGTCCATATGGCAGCAACATCTATTGCAAATAAGGGCCCTGAAGATGTAGTTGTTGGTATTTCTTTCTCAGGAAAAACTTCTGAAGTAGTTAAATTATTGGAGCTTGCCAAACATAAAGGAGTCCAAACAATCAGCATAACTAAATATGGAAAGACACCAGTTACAAATTTTTCGGATATAAAGTTATTTACTTCAGCGGCAAGAGAAGCTACCTTCAGAAGTGGTGCCACGTCATCACGTATTGCGCAACTTCATATGATTGATATTTTATTTATGTGTTTAGCGTCTGAAGAGTATGATGAAACAGTGAGACATCTGGACGAAACAAGAGAAGCAATCTCATTTTTTAGGGGGGATTCTTCAAAAAAGTAA
- the murQ gene encoding N-acetylmuramic acid 6-phosphate etherase: MKLSALTTEKRNENSMELDQLSTIDILKTINQEDKKVAEAVADALPKVENAIEQIYQALSKGGRLFYVGAGTSGRLGVIDASECPPTFMTSPEMVQTVMAGGMGAFVNAVEGSEDDERQGAADLKERNLTKHDVVIGITASGRTPYPIGALKFAHSIGAYTVGLSCNENALISRYADCEIEVVVGPEVLTGSTRMKAATAHKMILNMISTTTMVKLGKVYENLMVDVHASNYKLLERAKHTIMEVTNVTYEEAEYALTLTNKEVKPAIVMLECDTTYEKAKYAIQQSNGYVRKAIDYLNKNQS; encoded by the coding sequence ATGAAATTATCTGCTTTAACAACAGAAAAACGAAATGAAAATAGTATGGAACTAGATCAACTGTCAACTATCGATATTTTAAAAACAATTAACCAGGAAGATAAAAAGGTTGCAGAAGCTGTTGCGGATGCTTTACCAAAAGTTGAAAATGCGATTGAACAAATTTATCAAGCATTATCAAAAGGTGGAAGACTATTTTACGTCGGTGCAGGAACAAGTGGAAGACTTGGGGTCATTGATGCATCTGAATGTCCTCCTACATTTATGACCTCGCCAGAAATGGTGCAGACGGTTATGGCAGGTGGAATGGGCGCGTTTGTAAATGCAGTTGAAGGATCTGAGGATGATGAACGTCAAGGGGCAGCAGATTTAAAAGAGAGAAACCTTACAAAACATGATGTGGTAATTGGAATTACAGCAAGCGGGCGAACACCCTATCCAATAGGAGCTTTAAAGTTCGCACACTCGATTGGCGCATACACGGTGGGATTGTCTTGTAACGAAAATGCACTAATTAGTCGATATGCTGATTGTGAAATAGAGGTGGTGGTTGGACCTGAAGTTTTAACAGGGTCTACTAGAATGAAAGCAGCCACTGCACACAAAATGATTCTGAATATGATTAGTACAACCACAATGGTGAAGCTTGGTAAAGTCTATGAAAACCTGATGGTCGACGTACATGCAAGTAATTATAAATTGCTAGAAAGAGCAAAACATACAATTATGGAAGTCACCAATGTTACATATGAAGAAGCAGAATACGCACTTACATTGACAAATAAGGAAGTTAAACCAGCAATTGTTATGCTAGAGTGTGACACAACGTATGAAAAGGCAAAATATGCTATACAGCAAAGTAATGGTTATGTTAGAAAAGCGATTGACTATTTGAATAAGAATCAATCCTAA
- a CDS encoding ABC transporter substrate-binding protein, giving the protein MKRLFKGPGLLVLMAIFMLAFVVGCNNEEESGGESEGNNASSDGEISGKLEIQYFVGGYGDAWWKEVIAGYKEKYPDVEVVEHAGPNINEEMKTRWISGNPPDVVYIDGAGSSETQMVEDEQLMDLTEWVETIKLEDGTPLMDSFIVPPSDYDGKIFSLPLVFDTWGTWYDKKMFEEGGYEVPSDFDSWMTSMGKIKEEEGIAPFTTTGQYPYYFLRGVLYPAFASVGGDELLASVINGEEGAWTSEPVLEVMKKVQKMQEAGYIDPGFAALSHTQSQMNFILGKNAYIPVGFWLPNEMAKDVPDDFEFGFIPSPMNEAGEPMVVVPDLRPLAIAKDAKNPEAAKAFVEFAYQKEYASKFAELTGALMNMKGVDIASNENVPAYLKDANEMINDPEQVSIHHKPHPMSADLETPISDALVALMLGEIDAEEFCKRAEAAAADYRG; this is encoded by the coding sequence TTGAAAAGGTTATTTAAAGGTCCTGGTTTGTTGGTACTTATGGCCATTTTTATGCTTGCTTTCGTTGTTGGTTGTAACAACGAGGAAGAAAGCGGAGGTGAGTCAGAAGGTAATAATGCCAGCAGTGATGGAGAAATTTCTGGCAAACTTGAAATTCAGTATTTTGTCGGTGGGTATGGGGATGCCTGGTGGAAAGAAGTAATCGCAGGCTATAAAGAAAAATATCCTGATGTTGAAGTTGTTGAACATGCTGGACCAAATATAAATGAAGAAATGAAAACCCGTTGGATCTCTGGTAATCCACCTGATGTGGTTTACATTGATGGAGCAGGATCAAGTGAAACACAAATGGTAGAAGATGAGCAATTAATGGATCTTACCGAATGGGTTGAAACGATAAAACTTGAGGATGGAACACCATTAATGGACAGTTTCATTGTACCGCCTAGCGATTATGATGGAAAGATTTTTAGTTTACCACTTGTTTTTGATACATGGGGAACATGGTACGATAAAAAGATGTTTGAAGAAGGCGGCTACGAAGTTCCAAGCGACTTTGATAGCTGGATGACTTCAATGGGTAAAATTAAGGAAGAAGAAGGAATTGCTCCATTTACAACAACTGGTCAATATCCATATTACTTCTTAAGAGGTGTATTGTACCCTGCATTTGCATCTGTCGGCGGAGATGAATTATTAGCTTCTGTTATCAATGGTGAAGAAGGTGCATGGACAAGTGAACCTGTTTTGGAAGTGATGAAAAAGGTTCAAAAAATGCAAGAAGCAGGATATATTGACCCTGGTTTTGCAGCACTAAGCCATACACAGTCACAAATGAACTTCATACTTGGTAAAAATGCTTATATTCCAGTAGGTTTCTGGTTACCGAATGAGATGGCAAAGGATGTTCCAGATGATTTTGAATTTGGTTTCATTCCTTCACCAATGAACGAGGCAGGGGAACCAATGGTAGTTGTTCCAGATTTACGTCCTTTGGCAATCGCTAAAGATGCGAAAAACCCTGAAGCTGCAAAAGCCTTTGTAGAATTTGCTTACCAAAAGGAGTACGCTTCTAAATTTGCTGAGTTAACCGGAGCCTTGATGAATATGAAAGGCGTCGATATCGCGAGCAATGAAAATGTACCTGCATACTTGAAAGATGCAAACGAAATGATTAATGATCCAGAACAAGTATCTATTCACCATAAGCCTCATCCAATGAGTGCTGATTTGGAAACACCGATTAGTGATGCACTAGTTGCGTTAATGCTTGGAGAAATTGATGCTGAAGAATTTTGTAAGCGAGCAGAAGCAGCGGCTGCGGATTATCGCGGTTAA